Proteins encoded together in one Halalkaliarchaeum sp. AArc-CO window:
- a CDS encoding desampylase produces MPAFTRNAYDELISRARRGGDREVCGVLGGRPTTGLSEPVVGSVYPVDNVADAPRTRYELDPEGQLEAIETLEDRGETLVGFYHSHPRGPPVPSETDVGAATWPGASYVIVALGGEPYIGSWLWNGDDFEQQLVRIVADERDR; encoded by the coding sequence ATGCCGGCGTTCACGCGAAACGCGTACGACGAGCTCATCTCCCGCGCAAGGCGGGGCGGCGACAGGGAAGTCTGTGGCGTGCTCGGCGGGAGGCCGACGACTGGGCTGTCTGAACCGGTCGTCGGTTCGGTGTATCCGGTCGACAACGTGGCCGACGCGCCGCGCACCCGGTATGAACTCGATCCGGAAGGGCAACTCGAGGCGATCGAAACGCTGGAGGACCGCGGGGAGACGCTCGTCGGCTTCTATCACTCCCACCCCCGTGGACCTCCGGTACCCAGCGAGACGGACGTCGGGGCGGCGACATGGCCCGGGGCGTCGTACGTGATCGTCGCGCTCGGCGGGGAACCGTACATCGGCTCCTGGCTGTGGAACGGTGACGATTTCGAACAGCAGCTGGTCCGGATCGTTGCCGACGAGCGGGACCGATAG
- a CDS encoding ABC transporter ATP-binding protein, with protein MTTDSGGRVEIEGLTKVYGGDEERVVAVDELDLEIEPGEFLTVLGPSGCGKSTLLDCVAGHVEPTSGRVLVDGDPVSGPDPERGVVFQENRLFPWKTVRQNVAFGPKMRDRPTDHVADLLDRMGLSEFADSYPNQLSGGMAQRAELARLLANEPSIMLMDEPFSALDAMTKGRMQIELLSAWRETDATALFVTHDVEEAILLADRVVVMTARPGTVKTVVDVPLSRPRDHDSRTTETFTELKRELLASIHGEAGAEFDGDDRSATETSSAESDGIAGGTSR; from the coding sequence GTGACGACCGATTCCGGCGGCCGCGTCGAAATCGAGGGGCTGACCAAGGTGTACGGCGGGGACGAGGAACGCGTCGTCGCCGTCGACGAACTGGACCTCGAGATCGAACCCGGGGAGTTCCTCACCGTGCTCGGGCCGTCCGGCTGTGGCAAGAGCACACTTCTGGACTGCGTCGCCGGCCACGTCGAACCGACCTCCGGACGGGTCCTGGTGGACGGCGACCCAGTGTCGGGCCCCGACCCAGAGCGCGGGGTGGTGTTCCAGGAGAACCGGCTGTTCCCCTGGAAGACCGTCCGCCAGAACGTCGCGTTCGGACCAAAGATGCGGGACCGGCCGACGGATCACGTTGCGGATCTCCTCGATCGAATGGGCCTCTCGGAGTTCGCCGACTCGTATCCCAACCAGCTTTCCGGCGGCATGGCCCAGCGGGCAGAACTGGCACGGTTGCTCGCAAACGAGCCGTCGATCATGCTGATGGACGAGCCGTTCAGCGCGCTGGACGCCATGACCAAAGGCCGGATGCAGATCGAACTGCTTTCGGCCTGGCGGGAGACGGACGCGACGGCGCTTTTCGTCACTCACGACGTCGAGGAAGCGATCCTGCTTGCCGACCGTGTGGTCGTGATGACCGCTCGTCCGGGAACCGTCAAAACAGTCGTCGACGTCCCGCTGTCCCGCCCTCGGGATCACGACTCCCGGACAACCGAGACGTTCACCGAACTGAAGCGAGAACTGCTCGCGTCGATCCACGGCGAGGCCGGCGCGGAGTTCGACGGGGACGACCGGTCAGCTACGGAGACCAGCTCCGCCGAAAGCGACGGGATCGCCGGAGGGACGTCGAGATGA
- a CDS encoding DUF5787 family protein, whose product MSSSGGEFAFELRVCRWAELAWAPAGSNAASDVPRVAVVARQLGTRKRRWDTVIVEADPAGLRERAAFGSRELDSDLLFVLRNAPADWMWYRDALPDPGYPWRYVRETIHRASARDLLETRRNGNRIRIKRIAPYPDWVRRLVAIENKPDLDASAARALAGQLQHDVDRGLADEVWLATATTGGRVERALLADFPVEAGVLAFDFSAGVRPEAASVEWLPSRLDAGNPSENGDRPEDRKRRRLELAERAFGRGWRSYHRTMRPDCRAFELRRDGRLLSPWCTAKERKQTAAECSGNCQAFSPEPPAWRTRGWPIDGGPGKGITRLLQKRRERARSGGRDGT is encoded by the coding sequence ATGAGTTCCTCCGGCGGCGAGTTCGCGTTCGAACTCAGGGTGTGCCGCTGGGCGGAGCTCGCCTGGGCCCCGGCGGGCTCGAACGCGGCGTCCGACGTTCCCCGGGTCGCCGTCGTCGCCCGACAGCTGGGCACTCGAAAGCGGCGGTGGGACACGGTGATCGTCGAGGCGGATCCCGCCGGCCTGCGCGAGCGTGCGGCGTTCGGCTCCCGCGAACTCGACTCGGATCTCCTGTTCGTCCTCCGGAACGCCCCCGCCGACTGGATGTGGTATCGCGACGCTCTTCCGGATCCCGGCTACCCGTGGCGGTACGTCCGGGAGACGATTCACCGGGCCAGCGCCCGTGATCTCCTCGAGACCCGACGAAACGGCAACCGGATCCGGATCAAACGGATCGCCCCGTATCCGGACTGGGTCCGGCGGCTCGTCGCGATCGAGAACAAGCCGGACCTCGACGCCTCTGCGGCCCGGGCGCTTGCGGGCCAGCTCCAGCACGACGTCGACCGTGGACTCGCCGACGAGGTGTGGCTCGCGACCGCCACGACCGGCGGCCGGGTCGAGCGGGCGCTTCTCGCCGACTTCCCGGTCGAGGCGGGCGTCCTCGCGTTCGACTTCTCGGCGGGCGTCCGACCGGAAGCCGCCAGCGTGGAGTGGCTTCCGAGCCGGCTCGACGCGGGTAATCCGTCCGAAAACGGCGACCGCCCAGAGGATCGCAAGCGCAGACGGCTCGAGCTCGCCGAACGGGCTTTCGGCCGGGGGTGGCGCTCCTACCACCGGACGATGCGTCCCGACTGTCGGGCGTTCGAACTCCGCCGGGACGGCCGGCTGCTGTCCCCGTGGTGTACGGCGAAGGAGAGAAAACAGACGGCTGCGGAATGTTCCGGCAACTGTCAGGCGTTCTCGCCGGAGCCGCCGGCCTGGCGCACCCGCGGGTGGCCGATCGACGGGGGCCCAGGGAAGGGGATAACGCGGCTGCTCCAGAAGCGTCGCGAACGGGCCAGGTCGGGAGGCCGGGACGGGACGTGA
- a CDS encoding ABC transporter permease — MTADRLPSLRSTDGVLPDVPIDRLAPVVSLSGLVFVWWVVGSTVAQGLPTPPVVAGAFATAVVDPSFHSSALTSAVRVYVPFLLAAAIAVPIGLLAGWHQPFGDLTLPALELVRPIPPIAWIPALILLIPGTEPGIMFITFLGAFYPVLLNAVEGGRSVDQEYAKAARSLGADAVGIVRHVVLPGALPSITTGLYVGMGLAWLNLVAAEMLAGGSGLGYLTWSAYTGGSYPYIVVGMLSIGGLGVASTAAVGRLNGWLLPWLETDAGHTV; from the coding sequence ATGACAGCCGACCGCCTCCCGTCGCTTCGCTCGACCGACGGAGTGCTCCCGGACGTTCCGATCGACCGACTCGCCCCGGTCGTTTCGCTTTCGGGACTCGTGTTCGTCTGGTGGGTGGTTGGTTCGACGGTCGCCCAGGGGCTCCCGACGCCGCCCGTCGTCGCCGGCGCTTTCGCGACCGCCGTCGTGGACCCGTCGTTTCACTCGTCTGCGCTCACGAGCGCGGTCCGGGTGTACGTCCCGTTCCTGCTTGCGGCCGCGATCGCGGTGCCGATCGGGCTGCTCGCGGGGTGGCACCAGCCCTTTGGGGACCTGACGCTACCGGCGCTGGAGCTCGTCCGGCCGATCCCGCCGATCGCCTGGATCCCGGCGCTGATCCTGCTCATCCCCGGAACCGAGCCGGGGATCATGTTCATCACCTTTCTCGGGGCGTTCTATCCGGTTTTGCTCAACGCAGTCGAGGGCGGGCGAAGCGTCGACCAGGAGTACGCGAAGGCGGCTCGGTCGCTGGGTGCAGACGCGGTCGGCATCGTGCGGCACGTCGTGCTGCCGGGTGCGCTGCCGTCGATCACCACCGGGCTGTACGTCGGAATGGGGCTCGCGTGGCTCAATCTCGTGGCCGCGGAGATGCTCGCCGGTGGGAGCGGCCTCGGATATCTGACGTGGTCGGCGTACACCGGCGGTTCGTACCCGTACATCGTCGTCGGGATGCTCTCGATCGGCGGGCTCGGGGTGGCCTCCACGGCGGCGGTCGGCCGCCTCAATGGATGGCTGCTACCGTGGCTGGAGACCGATGCCGGCCATACAGTCTGA
- a CDS encoding ABC transporter permease, translating into MSVDFERWRRLGLKRWRPWKGESGRSRLAGSIETGTAGIESIPRPVRRGVSVVALFAAWWAFVRLGVLGFGVFVSPAETAVAVGSHLAGEPVADGATIYVHAAYTAGRVVGGVALAVAIAVPLGLLIGTRRRFERYLFPSLEFLRPIPPIAWVPLVLVIFPTVRSGVLFVVFLGAFFPTLVNTIRGVESVDDEYSRAAESLGASDRQTLRHVVLPAALPSILTGVTVGVGLGWITVVAAEMITGEYGLGHVVFQAYRLVDVQSVVVGMIAVGFLGAVSTAIVSRAATTLGPWLEEDTSGVGQ; encoded by the coding sequence GTGAGCGTCGACTTCGAACGGTGGCGCCGGCTCGGCCTCAAGCGGTGGCGCCCCTGGAAGGGAGAATCCGGACGGAGCCGACTGGCGGGGTCGATCGAAACCGGGACTGCCGGGATCGAATCGATCCCGCGACCCGTCCGACGCGGCGTCTCAGTTGTCGCACTGTTTGCGGCGTGGTGGGCGTTCGTCCGGCTGGGTGTACTGGGGTTCGGGGTGTTCGTCTCGCCGGCCGAAACCGCCGTGGCGGTCGGATCGCATCTCGCCGGGGAACCGGTCGCCGACGGCGCGACGATCTACGTCCACGCGGCGTACACTGCGGGACGAGTCGTTGGCGGGGTCGCCCTGGCGGTCGCGATCGCCGTTCCGCTGGGGCTGTTGATCGGGACGCGACGGCGGTTCGAACGCTACCTGTTTCCCTCCCTCGAGTTCCTCCGGCCGATCCCGCCGATCGCGTGGGTGCCGCTGGTGCTCGTGATCTTTCCCACCGTCCGAAGCGGGGTTCTGTTCGTGGTGTTCCTGGGAGCGTTTTTCCCCACGCTCGTCAACACCATCCGGGGGGTCGAGTCGGTCGACGACGAGTACAGCCGCGCTGCCGAAAGTCTCGGGGCCAGCGACCGGCAGACGCTCCGACACGTCGTGTTGCCGGCCGCACTGCCGTCGATACTCACGGGTGTGACGGTCGGCGTGGGTCTCGGCTGGATCACGGTCGTCGCCGCAGAGATGATCACCGGCGAGTACGGCCTCGGTCACGTGGTGTTCCAGGCGTACCGGCTGGTGGACGTCCAGTCGGTGGTCGTTGGCATGATCGCGGTGGGGTTCCTCGGTGCGGTCTCGACGGCGATCGTCTCGCGGGCGGCGACGACACTCGGCCCGTGGCTCGAGGAGGATACTTCGGGGGTGGGACAGTGA
- a CDS encoding DUF6517 family protein encodes MDTGAIPGNTSVGRLLVAVALVVVLAGCAGGSYSFAAEPASIDGDDLSDAGYEHAEPEAIEIHEQFEVADQGVEIELRSWVAGYERSAGDGLFLVVSTPDATVAGQSVNPLARLSGTELISRALEASGDEDGELRDVEEVAVEERTILNQESSVRSYEGVMETDEGDVPIAFHLATVEHEGDVIVLLGVHPQAFDERETQLGLMEVVEH; translated from the coding sequence ATGGACACAGGTGCGATACCGGGGAACACGTCTGTCGGGCGGCTGCTCGTCGCGGTGGCGCTCGTGGTCGTGCTGGCCGGCTGTGCGGGGGGATCGTACTCGTTTGCCGCCGAACCGGCCTCGATCGACGGGGATGACCTGTCGGACGCCGGCTACGAACACGCAGAGCCGGAGGCGATCGAGATCCACGAACAGTTCGAGGTCGCCGACCAGGGCGTCGAAATCGAGCTCCGTTCGTGGGTCGCCGGCTACGAACGAAGCGCAGGCGACGGGCTCTTTCTGGTCGTGAGCACGCCCGACGCGACGGTCGCGGGCCAGTCCGTAAACCCGCTGGCCCGGCTGTCCGGAACCGAGCTGATCTCGCGGGCGCTGGAGGCGAGTGGCGACGAAGACGGGGAACTGCGCGACGTCGAGGAAGTCGCAGTCGAGGAGCGGACGATTCTCAACCAGGAGTCGTCGGTCCGGAGTTACGAAGGCGTCATGGAGACCGACGAGGGCGACGTGCCGATCGCGTTCCACCTGGCGACCGTCGAACACGAGGGGGACGTGATCGTGCTTTTGGGCGTGCATCCCCAGGCGTTCGACGAACGTGAAACGCAGCTCGGACTGATGGAAGTCGTCGAACACTGA
- a CDS encoding DUF5797 family protein, whose amino-acid sequence MALTEEERTRLADVVALQPTKNSELGDRWGLESGSEVHRYLEDHLNEYYYRDENSLIRATDEAAELVDVEPGVESGTAPGDGNGTVGSGDGEGVPDVIRVPELQTRIFAVVAGPEDRSESVVSVLHKLRAEFDVDPDVDEVRKGLRSLERKGVVEVVYRTVPTFKLAVERDSITVETAE is encoded by the coding sequence ATGGCCCTCACCGAGGAGGAACGAACGCGTCTGGCCGACGTCGTGGCGCTGCAGCCGACGAAGAACAGCGAACTCGGCGATCGGTGGGGACTCGAGTCGGGAAGCGAGGTGCACCGCTACCTGGAGGACCACCTGAACGAGTATTACTACCGCGACGAGAACAGCCTGATCCGGGCGACCGACGAGGCCGCGGAGCTGGTCGACGTCGAACCCGGCGTCGAGTCGGGGACCGCCCCCGGGGACGGCAACGGAACCGTCGGAAGCGGGGACGGCGAGGGAGTCCCAGACGTGATCCGGGTTCCGGAACTGCAAACGCGAATCTTCGCGGTCGTGGCCGGTCCCGAAGATCGCTCCGAGAGCGTTGTGAGCGTGCTCCACAAGCTCAGAGCGGAGTTCGACGTCGACCCCGACGTCGACGAAGTCAGAAAGGGGCTCCGGAGCCTCGAACGGAAAGGCGTCGTCGAGGTCGTCTACCGCACCGTGCCGACGTTCAAACTCGCCGTCGAGCGCGATTCGATCACCGTCGAGACGGCAGAGTGA
- a CDS encoding transcription factor S, with product MKFCDECGSMMRAGEESDVWECTSCGYVEGRDAEEDAAMTTTQGQQKSEIVDVSDAEDQGLPTTSARCPECGNDRAHWYMQQIRSADESETRFFICTECEYKWREDDH from the coding sequence ATGAAATTCTGCGATGAGTGCGGCTCGATGATGCGGGCCGGCGAGGAGAGCGACGTCTGGGAGTGTACCTCCTGCGGCTACGTCGAGGGACGGGACGCCGAGGAGGACGCAGCGATGACAACCACCCAGGGGCAACAGAAGTCGGAGATCGTCGACGTGAGCGACGCCGAGGATCAGGGGCTCCCGACGACGAGCGCCCGCTGTCCGGAGTGTGGCAACGACCGGGCCCACTGGTACATGCAGCAGATCCGGTCGGCCGACGAGTCCGAGACGCGATTCTTCATCTGTACGGAATGCGAGTACAAGTGGCGCGAGGACGACCACTGA
- a CDS encoding geranylgeranyl reductase family protein, with translation MPTHDIVVVGGGTAGAFAAATAASDGVSVVVLERKPAAEAGRIACGDAIKGAAAFPDVIDLSYLKQESFTNGEISRGIFRNPKTGEDVEIEFDETGVVLDRKRYGEVILEEAERLGAEIRYGTVVNDVRQDDDGRVTGVRAVRNGAVETYEAAVVIDAAGALSILQDAVDFSGATFDTNVSYTQYCSAYRELLELPEPVEWDDAIVFAPTDQLGYLWYFPRSATRINAGVGFQMSEEAMNLVDALARHVASDPELRNATVVDKLGAALPTRRPYDSAVAPGFLAAGDAAGHVNPTTGGGISGAAKAGHWAAREAVRAISAGDVSEASLWGYNREVMTGFGKRFAAADLYNIWGTSHDVDELTDIVSSVPGQQLVDALSGGTLSLGPATALRTLLNTVGHWGTLLELYRIRNRADALIEQYEVYPSDPANFPAWQRRRDEILQDVYEICGAEPKY, from the coding sequence ATGCCGACCCACGATATCGTCGTCGTCGGCGGGGGAACCGCCGGCGCGTTCGCCGCCGCGACCGCCGCCAGCGACGGGGTTTCCGTGGTGGTTCTCGAGCGGAAGCCGGCGGCGGAGGCCGGTCGGATCGCTTGCGGCGACGCGATTAAAGGAGCGGCCGCGTTTCCGGACGTGATCGATCTGTCGTATCTAAAACAGGAGTCGTTCACCAACGGGGAGATCAGCCGGGGGATCTTCCGGAACCCGAAAACCGGCGAGGACGTCGAAATCGAGTTCGATGAGACCGGTGTCGTGCTCGACCGAAAGCGGTACGGCGAGGTGATCCTCGAGGAAGCCGAGCGTCTCGGCGCGGAGATCCGGTACGGGACCGTCGTAAACGACGTCCGACAGGACGACGACGGCCGGGTGACTGGGGTCAGGGCGGTGCGAAACGGCGCGGTCGAAACCTACGAGGCTGCGGTCGTGATCGACGCCGCCGGCGCGCTGTCGATCCTCCAGGACGCCGTTGACTTCTCAGGGGCGACATTCGACACGAACGTCTCGTACACCCAGTACTGTTCCGCCTATCGAGAGCTTCTAGAGCTCCCCGAGCCGGTCGAGTGGGACGATGCCATCGTGTTCGCGCCGACCGACCAGCTCGGCTACCTGTGGTATTTCCCGCGATCGGCCACCCGGATCAACGCCGGCGTCGGGTTCCAGATGAGCGAGGAGGCGATGAATCTGGTCGACGCCCTGGCCCGACACGTCGCCAGCGACCCGGAGCTCCGGAACGCCACCGTCGTCGACAAACTCGGCGCCGCCCTGCCGACCAGACGCCCGTACGACTCGGCGGTCGCTCCCGGGTTCCTGGCGGCCGGCGACGCGGCCGGCCACGTCAACCCGACGACCGGGGGCGGAATCTCCGGCGCGGCGAAGGCGGGCCACTGGGCCGCACGGGAGGCGGTCCGGGCGATCTCTGCGGGCGACGTGAGCGAGGCGTCGCTGTGGGGATACAACCGCGAGGTGATGACCGGCTTCGGCAAGCGGTTTGCCGCCGCCGACCTGTACAACATCTGGGGCACCTCCCACGACGTCGACGAACTCACTGACATCGTCTCGTCGGTCCCGGGACAACAGCTCGTCGACGCGCTTTCCGGCGGGACGCTGTCGCTCGGCCCGGCGACGGCCCTCAGGACGCTCCTGAACACCGTCGGTCACTGGGGAACCCTTCTGGAGCTGTACCGGATCAGAAACCGGGCGGACGCGCTGATCGAACAGTACGAGGTGTATCCGAGCGACCCCGCCAACTTCCCCGCCTGGCAGCGTCGGCGGGACGAGATTCTCCAGGACGTCTACGAGATCTGTGGTGCGGAGCCGAAATACTAA
- a CDS encoding NrtA/SsuA/CpmA family ABC transporter substrate-binding protein encodes MERRDSERTGQCGEVLKGSGDVSRRRTLKGIGGAVAAGAGLPALAGCLGGAFGGSETITVDYHPYYSEAFSALVIRHGELWRKHLPDGYEVDWHAVLQGAPTVNRLISEQTDLGYMGDNPAIIAAANDDTPIRVVGLSGYSMGQQGNLCVVRNGVDIDSVEDLDGREVNVTQGTLSHRFLLTVLAAEDIDVTIRDQDINTVVTNLREGSIDVAFGWEPSMARVVRQADAARYLFTGAKYDEPDLGALVMPDSLIEENREVAKGWLKTELEAKHLLATDPDRALDLGLEEAELSRDLDRDTVRSTLYENLDVNPDVERQLFYTDFSSVDPARELLTETGPAFLREEAGVIDNEPDSGRFDADLLAEATDELDDEVDWDPHPAGERP; translated from the coding sequence ATGGAACGACGCGACTCGGAACGGACCGGCCAGTGCGGCGAGGTTTTGAAGGGCTCCGGCGACGTCTCTCGACGGCGCACCCTGAAAGGGATCGGCGGAGCGGTCGCAGCCGGGGCGGGACTGCCGGCGCTGGCGGGCTGTCTCGGCGGCGCGTTCGGGGGCTCGGAGACGATCACCGTCGACTATCACCCGTACTACAGCGAGGCGTTCTCGGCGCTGGTGATCCGGCACGGCGAACTGTGGCGAAAGCACCTCCCGGACGGATACGAGGTCGACTGGCACGCAGTCCTGCAGGGTGCGCCGACGGTCAATCGACTCATCTCCGAACAGACTGATCTCGGCTACATGGGCGACAACCCAGCGATCATCGCGGCGGCGAACGACGACACGCCGATCCGGGTCGTCGGCCTGAGTGGCTACTCGATGGGCCAGCAGGGGAATCTCTGTGTCGTCCGGAACGGGGTGGATATCGACTCCGTCGAAGATCTGGACGGCAGAGAGGTCAACGTCACGCAGGGGACGCTGTCTCACCGGTTCCTGCTCACCGTTCTCGCGGCCGAGGACATCGACGTCACGATCCGCGATCAGGACATCAACACCGTCGTGACGAACCTGCGGGAGGGATCGATCGACGTGGCCTTCGGGTGGGAGCCGTCGATGGCCCGCGTGGTTCGGCAGGCCGACGCCGCCCGGTACCTGTTTACCGGCGCGAAGTACGACGAGCCGGACCTGGGGGCGCTGGTGATGCCCGACTCGTTGATCGAGGAGAACCGTGAGGTGGCGAAAGGCTGGCTCAAGACCGAACTCGAGGCGAAACACCTGCTCGCCACGGATCCGGACCGTGCGCTGGATCTGGGTCTCGAGGAGGCGGAACTGAGCCGGGATCTCGATCGCGACACCGTCAGATCCACCCTCTACGAGAACCTCGACGTCAATCCCGACGTCGAACGCCAGCTGTTTTACACCGACTTCTCGTCGGTCGACCCCGCCCGGGAGCTGCTGACAGAAACGGGACCTGCGTTCCTGCGTGAGGAGGCCGGGGTGATCGACAACGAGCCGGATTCCGGTCGGTTCGACGCCGATTTGCTCGCCGAGGCGACCGACGAACTGGACGACGAGGTGGACTGGGATCCACACCCCGCGGGTGAGCGTCCGTGA
- a CDS encoding rhodanese-like domain-containing protein gives MVEELTPDEVKAKVDAGEIQVIDIRDERAFEEGHVPGAVNVPMSDLPRAVDQVDWEEEIVCVCPIGQSSIQAAKLVSSFEGVDDDARVTSMKGGYRAWDYELESGTGTGEADAETESTPQ, from the coding sequence ATGGTCGAGGAACTCACGCCCGATGAAGTGAAAGCCAAGGTGGACGCGGGCGAGATACAGGTGATCGACATCCGCGACGAACGGGCGTTCGAGGAGGGGCACGTCCCGGGAGCGGTGAACGTTCCGATGAGCGACCTCCCGCGGGCAGTCGACCAGGTCGACTGGGAGGAAGAGATCGTCTGCGTCTGTCCGATCGGGCAGTCGTCGATCCAGGCGGCGAAGCTGGTCTCGAGTTTCGAGGGCGTCGACGACGACGCGAGAGTGACCAGCATGAAGGGCGGGTACCGTGCGTGGGACTACGAGCTCGAATCAGGCACCGGAACCGGCGAGGCGGACGCCGAAACGGAGTCTACTCCACAGTAG